The following coding sequences lie in one Spinacia oleracea cultivar Varoflay chromosome 1, BTI_SOV_V1, whole genome shotgun sequence genomic window:
- the LOC110805553 gene encoding uncharacterized protein: MLQNSKSIFFSLSLLELLATYSPSPFSWSRSFKLTQSLSSTFKFKHPTTTTIIQLISAKSSNSDDIQEEGKIMVRQIKLSRTFRSIKPHSNPNPNLNSELEKLPGTPIESSTKDSCWSVYLIASTNHPFKTYVGVTTDFSRRLKQHNGELKGGAKASRAGRPWICACLVQGFRTQSEACEFESKWKIISRKSPRKKKSEAEEGLEDKGRLFLLQHRHAAMEKLKHSFDCDHLEVDWRLSPS, encoded by the exons ATGTTACAAAATTCGAAATCCATATTCTTCTCTCTGTCCCTGCTGGAGCTCCTGGCAACGTATAGTCCATCTCCATTTTCATGGAGTCGATCCTTCAAACTCACTCAATCTCTGTCCTCCACAttcaaattcaaacacccaacaacaacaacaattatcCAATTAATATCTGCAAAATCAAGCAATTCTGACGATATTCAAGAAGAGGGAAAAATTATGGTGAGGCAAATCAAATTGTCCCGTACATTTCGATCTATAAAACCACATTCTAATCCAAACCCTAACCTTAATTCAGAGCTTGAAAAGTTGCCGGGAACCCCAATTGAATCATCAACAAAGGACTCTTGTTGGTCTGTTTATCTTATCGCTTCTACAAATCACCCTTTCAAGACGTACGTCGGCGTTACCACCGATTTCTCCCGCCG TCTGAAACAACACAACGGTGAGCTTAAAGGAGGGGCTAAAGCATCCCGAGCTGGAAGACCTTGGATTTGTGCTTGCCTTGTGCAAGGTTTCAGAACTCAGAGTGAAG CTTGTGAGTTTGAATCAAAATGGAAAATTATCTCAAGAAAATCACCGCGTAAAAAGAAATCTGAAGCCGAGGAGGGGTTAGAGGATAAAGGCCGGCTATTTTTGTTGCAGCACAGACACGCAGCTATGGAGAAACTAAAGCATTCATTTGACTGTGATCATTTAGAAGTTGACTGGCGATTAAGTCCTTCTTGA